The genomic region GCGGCGACTTACAGCTTGATCTGACGCCGAGCAATGCCGAGAAATATAGGAGCGATGATGACACGAATTCGGGCAATATCATACGCTGCCGCGATCGTTGTGCTGGGCGTCCTTCCAATCGCGGGATGCGGCGGCCGGACGGCGACGGGCAGCGCGCCGGCGGCTGCTACTCCGCAAAGCGAAGCTCAGACGCAGGCGGCGAAGTGGGATGCGCAGGCGGCCAATTTGAGGGCGGCGCAGCAGGCCCAGCAAAATGGGGCGCCGCGCTGAAAGTTTGTGCATGATCGACATTTCCGTGAACCGATGATGGGATATCCCGTCATCGGTTCTTTTTGCACGTAACGCCTGTCTTTGGCCGTATAATAAAAGGATGAATACCGATCGAGTTTCCTTGCATGGCTAAAAAAGGACCGACGATCAAGGATGTCGCCGCCCATGCCGGGGTCAGCGTGATGGCGGTCTCACGCGTCTGTAATCCGAACGGCGCCGGACAGGTCTCGGAGGCGATGCGTCGCAAGGTGATGGAGGCGATCGAGACGCTGGGGTATCGCCCGGACACTCTGGCGCAATCGTTGCGCCGGCGCCGGTCCGACACGGTGGGCTTCTATAGTAATTATCATGGGGCGTTTGTTTCGGATGATGAATTTGGGCGCAGCATCTTCACCGGTCTTCAGGATGCTTCGACGGAGCTTGAGCAGGATCTGCTGATCTTCACGGTCCCTGAGACGCCGCAAGCGCCGAGCAAGATCGTGCATGAACTGAGCACGAGCAAAGTGGACGGCGTGATCTTCCTGCCGCGCGCCGGCGACGAGGAGCTGGCGAAACTGCTGATCGCCTCGCATCAAAATGTGATCGCGATTGGTGAAGCCATTTCCGGAATGACGTCGGTGACCGCGCAGGACATCGACGGCTCGCGTCGTCTTGCCGAGCACCTGCATTCGCGCGGGCACCGGCATGTGATGTATCGCCAATGCGGGTATGGCCTGGTGTCTGGAGAGCGTAGAGCGGCCTCGTTCCGGGCGGCGGCGGACGCGCTTGGCATGCAAGTTACGGGGACGCGGACGTCCAGCATCATGGACGATTTGGATGATGAGGAACGCGAGCGGATCCGAACCGCCCAGGACAGCAATCTGACGGCGATCGTGGGCTGGCGCGACATGTCGGCGGTGAAGGCGGTTGTTTATTGCCGGGAAATCGGCTTGCGAATTCCCACGGAGATGGCGGTCGCTGGGTTCGACGCCCTTACCCCGTTTCTCTGTCCGCCCGAAATTAATCTGACGACCATTGAAGTCGACTGGGCGCGGATCGCGAAGCGCGCGGTCGGCTATGTCGTCAACGGCGGCGATTTTTCCGGGCCTGGCGAGCCCGGGGATGTGGTCGTCCATCGAGACGGCGCAGTGGAAATCGCGATCGATTGTCCGCTCGTGATCGGCAATACGACGTGACCTGGGACGGCGCGAGGATAGGATCGAAATCGTGATGGGGAAAAAGGCGCCGACACTCAAGGATGTCGCCCAGAGGGCCGGCGTCAGCCGGATGGCGGTGTCGGCGGTGATCAACAACATGCAGTCCACGGTGCGCGTGGCGCCGGCGACGCGCGAGCGGATCTTCGAGGCGATGGCCGAGCTGCGTTATCAGCCGAATGTGACCGCGCGCTCACTGCGCCGGCAGCAGACCGACACGATCGGTTTCTATAACGGGCACGGCTACATCGATATGCGCGATCCGTTCGCCCCGAGCGTCTTCCAGGGGCTTCAGTCCGCCGCGTCCTCGTTTTCCAATCACTTGCTGCTGTATAATGGTTTTCACTTGAAGGAGCAGGACGCCGTACGCCATAAGCTGCTGAGCAGCAAGGCCGACGGGGTGGTGATCTGGCCCGCGCCGGGCGATGAGGCCCTGGTGGCGTCGCTCGCGGGAACCGATAAGCCGCTGATCCAGTTCGCCGAAGCTTATCCCGGCCTGCCGGCCGTCGTCACCGACGATTACCGAGGCGCGCACGCGCTGGCCGCGCATCTAGCCGAGCGCGGACGCACGAATATCCTGTTCCGTCGCGGCGTCGCGCCATTACGGTCCGAGGTCGATCGGTATCAAGCCTTTGCCGACGCCGCCGGGGAATTCGGTCTTTCCCTCACCACGACCATGCCGGCGGACCGGTTCGACCACCTGACCGACCAGGAAAAAGAGCTGATCCGGCGCGGCTCGCCCGCCGGCCCATTCTCCGCCGTCGCCTGCTGGCACGACGCTTCGGCGATGCAGGTGATGCGGCACTGCTTGCGCGAAGGTATCCAGGTTCCGGACGACATCGCCCTCGCCGGCATCGACGGCTTCGCCTGGCGCGAATTCCCCCCGGAGCGCCCGCTGACGACGGTCGTGATCGACTGGTCGCTCCTCGCCCACCAATGCGTCGAACTGCTGATCGAACGCGTCCACGGCCGCGAAATCCCCGATCGCACCATTGTTCCGGGACGCCTGCGGATTGGGGCGACGACTTAGAAGAAGGAGGGGCCCTCACCCCCCTCCACCCGCAAGCGGGTACCCGGCTCTCCCAAAATTGGGAGAGGGGGAGTCAGAGTTTTAGTGATAAGATCTTTTGGATCAAAGATCCAAAATCTTTCTCTTAACCCTCTCCTAAGATTGGGAGAGGGTGGCCCGAAGGGCCGGGTGAGGGCCGCCTCCCGATCCTACCCCTTCTCCCCAAACACATCGAAGCTGTAGAGCGAGTAGCCGAACTGGGTCGCGCGCTTCTTGCCCAGCATGCGGACCCATCGCGCCTTGACCGGAGCAAATGAGATGGTTTCTAAGTCCCCCTGGCCTTTCGTGGTGGAGTAGACGGTTTTCCAGTCCTGGCCGTCGTCGCTGACCTGGATGTCGTAGGCTGACGCGTAGGCGGCTTCCCAAACGATGTTGACGCGCGCGACGGTGGTCGGCGCGCCCAGGTCCACGGCGATCCATTGCGGATCGGACGGGGCGGAGGACCAGCGGGTGCCGGAATCTCCGTCCACCGCGTATTCGGGCGGGGTGTCTTCGCCCGACTGTATGGAGGAGGCCAGGACGGGTTTGCCGGTCGCGAGCGATGGCTTGACCATCGGCGGGGCGGGGATTCCCATGCCAGGGACGGACTGCGTCCAGTCCGAAGTGAGGCGCAGGTCGGTTTTGAGCGGCAGGTCGCGGGAGGAGGCGCCGACTTCGACCTCGTAATTGCCGCCATCGGCCTTCCACTGCTTGCCGGCGACATCGCAGTACGCCAGATCCCGCGGCGTGAGGGTGAACGTGGCGGTTTTGGTTTCTCCGGGCTGGAGGGCGATCTTAGCGAAGCCCTTGAGCTCGCGGACGGGCTTGTCGATCTTGGGGCTGGGATCGTGGACGTAAAGCTCGGCGATCTCGGATCCGGCGCGCTGTCCCGTGTTCGTAATATCGGCGGTGACGGTCACCTGACCGCTGGACGAGAGTTCGGGCGTGGCGATCTTGATATTCGAGTATTTGAACGTCGTGTAGGAGAGACCGTAGCCGAAGGGATAGATCGGCGCGACCTGTTTTTTGTCGAAATGCCGGTAGCCGACGTAAATCCCCTCGTCGTAATGCACCACGTTCTTGACGCCGGGGAAGTTGCCGAAGTCCGGGTAATCTTCACGGCGCGCGGCGATGGTGTCGGTCAGCTTGCCGGAGGGGTTGACGTCGCCAAACAGGATCGCCGCCAGCGCGTCGCCGCCTTCTTCGCCGGGCAGCCAGGCTTCGACAACTCCCGGGACTTTGGGCAGCCAGTCCGCCATCAGCACCGGAGCGCCGTTGTTGAGCACGACGATCGTATTTTTGTTCGCGGCGGCCACGGCGTGGACCAGTTCGGCCTGAACGCCATCGAGCGCCATCGACGACCGATCCGAGCCTTCGCCCTCATTCTGCGATCCGACAAAGACAATGGCGACATCGGATTTCTTCGCGGCCGCGATGGCGTCCGGGAACTGCGCGCCGCCGGGGAGGATCCAGTTCAGACGCAGCAGCGACCCGCCGGCGCCCTGATAGTAGTCCACGCGGATATCGTACTGACGGCCCGCGACAAGATCGATCTTGCCGATGACCGGGGCGCCGCCGCTGTCGATCCAGTGATCGATAATGGTCTTGCCGTCGATGACCAATCGACAGCCGTCGTCAGCCGCCAGGGCGAAGGTGTAAGATCCTGTCGCCGGCGCCGTCAGCTTCCCGGTCCATCGCACGCTGAACTTCGTCTCTCCGATCCCTTTGGGGCGCTGAGAGGAATCCCATTGGAATTGGAGCTGTGGATCGGTACGCGTCGCCACCGGCTTGCCTTTCAGCTCGGTATTGTCGAAATACTGGCCGCGCAGGCCGTGCTGCTTTGAATCCGTATCGGGGCTCAGCGCGCTTTCGGGAACCACGGCGCTGCCTGAGCCGAGATCGGAGGCCGAGGCGTAGTTGATTTTGACCCGGTCGCCGGCGCGGTTTACGATGCCCTGATATCCCGAGACGCTGAAGTAAGGCGTGACTGTGGGGCTGCCGCCTGACGCAAACTGCCAGTTCTTGGCGCGCGGGCCGATCACGGCGATGGATTGCAGCTTGGCGGCGTCCAGAGGCAGGATGCCCCCCTCGTTTTTGAGCAGGACCATGCCCTTCTCCGCCGCTTCTTTGGCGAGGCGCTGATGTTCGGGAGAATCGACCACGCCGGCGTCGGGCGTGCGAGTCCCGTCGAGCAGGCCGACGCGGATCACCGTGCGCAGGATGCGCTTCACGGAGTCGTCGATCGCTTCCTGGCGCACCGTTCCGGCGCGCAGCGCTTTGGCGAGTTTATCGTGAGTGACAAGGCCCGGCCCCGGCATCTCCAGATCGTTTCCGGCGTTGACGACTTCCCCGGTCGCGTGCACGGCGCCCCAGTCGGACATGACCAGACCGTCAAAACCCCATTCGTTTTTCAGAATTTCGGTCAGTAGATACCAATTGGCCGTCGCATGGTAGCCGTTGATCCGGTTATAACTGGACATGATCGTCCAGACATGGCCCTCGCGCACGGCGGCCTCAAATGCGGGCAGGTAGATCTCGCGCAGGGCGCGGTCGCCCACACGGACATCCACTTCGCCGCGGTCCACTTCTTCGTTGTTGCAGGCGAAGTGCTTGACGCAGGCTCCGGCCCCCGTGCTCTGCATTCCCAGGATATAGGGAACGACCATCTGCGACGCCAGATACGGGTCCTCGCTCATATACTCCGAGTTGCGGCCGCCCAGCGGCGACCGGTGGATATTGACCGCCGGCCCCAGCATGACCTCGACCCCCGGTCCTTTGTTCAGCGCCTCCATACCGATGGCCTGACCGACCCGGCCGATCAGATCCCGGTCCCACGACGACGCGACACAAACGCCGCAGGGGAACGCCGTCGCCGGCCCCGTCGTGTCGTCCGGGCCGCCGCGCACGCCCGAGCCGGCGTCGGCCATCGCCATTGCCGGGACGCCCAGGCGCAGGATCGGCTGCGTGGTAAAGCCCGTCCCCGTGAGAAAGGAGAGCTTCTCATCCTGAGTCATCTTGCCGAACAGATCGCTGACCCGCGCCTCCAGCGGCGCGGTCCGGTCTTGGTAGGGGGAGATCGCCTGCGCGTGGGTCAATGTGACCGGAGCCAGGAGAGCGGCGGCGGCCAGCGTGAATCGTAGGAAGGAGCGTGCGGGAGCAAAAGAAGTCATGTTTCAACGGAGCCTTTCGGAGATATTGGTTCTCTTCGCCATGATGCCGGCGTGCGATGGCGCCACGAATGTATATTATGGCGCCATCTTCGGCCAGATGAGCCATCCGTGGCGACACAGAGATAGGAATGAGATATAATAACAGCAATGACGGCAATTATCCCGCCGGTCATTGGAATGGTGGTCGCTGTTGAAATCGGTTCGCGAGGAGAACAATCGGGTCACGCTTAAGGATGTCGCCAAACGCGTCGGCGTGAGCTATAACGCCGTGTCGAAAGTCCTCAACCAGACGCGATCGAATACGGCCGTCTCGGAATCCACGCGCGCCCGCATTCTTGAAGTCGCGGCGGAGATGGGGTATCAGCCCAACATCCTGGCCCGCTCGCTGCTCAATCGCAGGACCAACATCACCGCCCTTTATTTCGATCTTCTGCTGCATACCGACGAGCCGTTCACGTCCTCGGTCATCGCCGGCGCGGAGCGCGGCTGCCAGGCGTACGGCCAGTCGCTGCTGCTTTACAGCCGGCGTCCCAACCAGACGGCTCAGGAAGTCCACCAGCAGCTCGTCAACGGTCTGGTCGACGGCATCGTCCTGGCGGCGTACAGCGACCCGGTGCTGCTCCAGCTCCTCGAAAACGCCCATGTCCCCGTGGCGGTGTACCCATATCCCACGCTGAGCTTCCCTTCGGTGGCGGCGGACGAAATGGCGGGCGCGCGCGCCGTGATGCAGCATTTGAAGGAGCGCGGCCATACCGACATCGTCTATCGCGCCTTTCCCTGGATCGAGGAGAGCCGCAGCGCCTGTTTTCGCGCCGCGTCGGAGGCTCTGGGCTTGCGCATGACAAAAGTCCTCGCCGCGGACGCTTCGGGCAACATCAGCCGCGAGGAGCGCGAGCTGTATCACCGGCCGCGCGCCGATCGTCCCACCGCCGTCGTGTGCTGGAACGACGAGTTCGCCTATCGTCTTCTCGACTACCTCGACGACGAGCGTATCCGTGTCCCCGACGACCTCGCCGTCGTCGGCTTTGACGGCTCCTACACCTTCCCGAAGCCCAAGCGGAAACTGAGCACGGTCTTCGTCCCCTGGAACGACATGGCCTACCACGCCGTTTCCATGGTCACCGAACACGAAGGCCGGCAGTCCATGGAAGAGCACCTGACGTTTCCCGTCGAATTGATCGTTGGGCATACGACATAAGCGGCCTTCGGTCGTCGGCTTCGTCGTGATCCATCCTGCCCGAGCGACCTATCCCCGCGCTTCGATTGAACTCGGATCGTTTGCGCGCCTTGGGCGAGGGGGATTGCTGCGGTTGTCGTCACCCAGGCGCGAGGGAGGCGAGTACGCATCATATTTCCTGAAATTTCCGATTGGGGCGCGGCGTGAGACGTGTCAGCGGCCGGAAGAAATTCTCTTCCGGCCGCCATATGTTCTCGACGCCAAGGAGATGCCGGCGCTAAGGCTTCGTCGGCTGTCCGCTGGACTGTATTTGCGCGATGATCGACGCCTTCTGCTGCTGCGGGATATTAGGATTGTCCTGAATCTGCTTGATTGCCTTGGCCTTGCCTTCCTCGGCGTTGCCGACGATAGGCGAAGGAGACGTGGGCGCTGGGGCAGATGATTGACACCCGCTTGTGATCATTGCAGCCAGGATCACAAGCATACCGCATAGAAGCGGAATCCGTTTTTGGAGCGTCATCGCCATTCCTTCTATTGCCATTTGTCACAAGCGCTCGGCCCTGAGTTAGGAATTCCGTTCTTTGCTTCCGGATACCACGAGGACACTCCGTAAGGTGAATTTTCCTGGGCGGGGCCAAAAATGTATTTGCACCATCCAGAAACGCCGGCAAAAGTTCCGAGCTTCATGGATTTCACATGTCCGTCACAGAAGACCATGTTGCATGTGCCGGTGTGTCGGAAACGCGGCATCTGGGACGCGAGAGGATAGATGGCCCATTTGCCTTGGTCGGTGTCTCCGCGCGTCGGAGCGCTGAGATCGAAATTATTGTCCCACCAAGCCCATGCAACTGAAGAAAAACGTACGTCTGAAAAGTCGCTCGCAGAGCCGTTGGCTCCCATATAACCCTTTTCAACAATAAGCACTTTGTCAGCGGGATTGACAATCTGCGCGAGCGACGCGGAAGGATACTGAACACCGATATTATTTCCCCAAGCGAAATGGCTCATATCACCGCCAATCGCTTCATTCATGCCATATTGACGGGATGCATTCTGGACCGGAAAGTCAGGACAGTTCCAAACGCCGCCGGTCAACTCGAAGTGTCCTGTATTTGCGCTGGCTACCTGACTGCCGTTCTTTACATAAGGATTCACAACCCACTGCCAGGTAACAGGGTCGTTTGAACTCGATCCTGAAACTTTAGCCCAGTCTCCCGCATCGGATTCACGCTGAATGAGCGGGTAAATCTCATCGTAGTCCTGGACGTATTGCAGCATCGCTAGTCCAAGTTGTTTTTCATTGGAAAGACAGGAAATCTGACGCGCCTTTTCCCGAGCTTTGGCGAAAACCGGGAACAGAATAGCGGCTAGTATCGCAATGATAGCGATAACTACGAGGAGCTCAATGAGCGTAAATCCACGAGACTGATTGATCTTCAGCATGATGCTATCCTTTCTGGACAACGACGAACGGTTAATGAGTACTGGAAAAATGCGTCACAGACGCTGGTTTACGTTGGTTCCTTTTAGACTTTTTGGCTTCAAAGCGCAGAAATCATTCAAAATCAATTCAACCTTGAGTTCGAGTATATAACATCGAGTTTAATTTGTCAAGCACCAATTTTTAGGACATTTTCTCTTTGCGTATTCCAATGTGCAAAATACCGGGAAAATGCCAATTTTGACTGTGTCACGCCGTGAGAATTCGCGCCGTCAAAAGGTTCAATGGGACCATCCCGAGAGATTTTTGGGAATATGGTCGATCGATCGCCAAAGGAACAGCCGCTCTCTTTTCAAAGAGAGCGGCTGTGTGGTTGATATTGTCCGGCGCGCGGGGGAGCGGCCGTCGGTGAAGGTTATTCGCTGCGGGCGCCGAGGCGGAATGCAAACGTGCGCCCGTGTGTGGTGAGAGGGCGCTCAGCGCCGCTGGCTTTGTCCAGGGCGCTGCGGATATGGCCGAGGGTGATGTGGACGCATGGCTCTTCCAGCAGGGAGAAGTGGGTGCCTGGCGTTTCAATGACATCGATGCACTCCGCCATTCCCTCCCAGCCCAGCAGCTCGTCACGTCCAGACCGCCGGTACTGGAGATGCGCTCGCAGCAGCAGGAACTCGCCGGCGTAGGGCGTGGGATGGTATTTTGCCCGCGCTCGCTGTTCCGCGCGCTTGACTTTCAGGAAGACCTCCGGAAGCTCACGGCTGATCGGATTCTCGTTCGTCCACTTCCAGAGCTGCCCACGGGCCTGGATGAGCTTGCCGACAAGCTTGTGGGTGCGCGAACGCAGATAGGGCAGGCGATCGCCGGGGCGGCACGCGGAGAGGTTCTCCCGGTGGAACAGGACGGCGTATCGAGCGGCGCGACCGACCCGGCGCACTTTTGAGCCGGTTTGGCTGCCGGCGTCTTTCAGTCCCGGAGCGAGCGTGTCAAACACAATCAGACTGGCGACTTTCTGTCCCGAGGCGCGCAGCTGCCGGGCCATCTCGAACGCGACCAGGCCCCCGAAGGACAAGCCGCAAAGATGGTACGGACCTTGCGGCTGCACGGCGCGCATATGCTTGATATAGTAGGCCGCGAGCTCCTCCACCGATTCGTGCGGCTCGTCCACTCCGTTCATTCCGATCGGCTCAAAGGTGTATACCGGCTGGTCGTCGCCGATCAGCGTCGCCATGGTGCGATAGTAAAAGGCGCTTCCGCCTCCCACCGGGGCGCAGAATAGCGGCGGCAGGCTTCCCGAGGCTCGCAAGGCGATCAGCGGCGACCACGTGTGCGTCCCTTCGTCCTGGCTGCGCAGCAGATCGGCCATCGCATGGATCGTCGGCGCCCGCAGCATCTCCGCGAGTGTAAGAGACGCCGAGAACGCTTTGTTGACTTCGCTCAGCAGACGTATCGCCAGCAGCGAATGCCCGCCCAGATCGAAGAAGCTTGTGTAGGGGCTGACGCGGGCCAAGCCTAATACGTCACGCCAGATTGCGGCGAGATCCTCTTCAATCGGGGAGCCCGGCTCCTGAATCTCGTCCGTCTCTTCCGATTCCGTCCAGTCGATGGCGGGCAGGGCGCGCTTATCCACCTTGCCGCCCGGCGTTTTGGGCAGTGTATCCAGGATTACGAGCTTGGCGGGAACCATGTAAGAGGGCAGGCGCTCCTGGAGGTATGTCCGCAGCGCCTCTCCCGTCAGATCGCCGCCGGGCGCCGGCGCGGCGTAAACCGCGATCCGATGCTCATCGCCATCGACAACCGGCGCCAGCGCGGCGGCGTCGGCGACGCCCGGGTGCAGGGCCAGCGCGTTTTCGATTTCGCCAAGCTCGATCCGGAAGCCGCGAATTTTGATCTGATTGTCGCGCCTCCCCATGAACTCGATCTCGCCATCCGCCCGGTAGCGTCCCAGATCGCCCGAACGGTAGAGGCGGTCGCCGGAAACAAAGGGGCTAGAGAGGAACCGCTCCTCGGTTCGGGCGGCGTCATTGAGGTACCCGCGCGCCACGCCCGCGCCGCCGATGTAGATCTCGCCGGTGACGCCGCGTGGAACCGGTTGCTCCCATTCATCCAGCACATAAACGCGGACATTGGGAAGGGGATGACCGATCGGGATCTCGCTCGACTCGTCCGCCGTAATATCGCACGCGGTCGCCACGACGGTTCCTTCGGTCGGCCCATAGGTGTTGATGATCTGCACGGTCTGGCCGTAATACTTGCGCCATGTGGCGAGGCGGTCGGCGCGCGCTTTTTCGCCGCCGATCACGATCAGCCGCAGCGACGGCGGGATCGCGTCGGCGTGGTTCGACGCGGCGCGGGCCAGCTCGTGCCAGAACGCGGTCGGCAGACTCAGGAATGTCAGGCGCCATTCTCCGGCCAGTTTCCAGAAATCCGCCAGCGTATCGAGCATCTCGCGGGTGCGCACCACCAGTGTCGCTCCGATCGTGAGACAGGGGAAGATCTCCTCAATGCTCGTATCGAAGCAGATCGACGCGAATTGCAGCACGCGGTCCGTGGATTTCAATCCGTAGGTCTGAGCGGCGGCGCGGACATAATGCGTCAGCGAGGCGTGCGTGACGGCGACCCCCTTGGGGCGGCCCGTGGAGCCGGACGTGAACATGACGTAAGCGAGATCGTTTGGAGATGTCGCGGACTCGGGATTCCGGTCGTCCTGCTGGTTCAGCGGATTCGCTTTGTGGTCCAGCGGGACGATGCAGCCTTCAAATCCCGCCAGCCTTCCGGTGAGTGACTGCTGCGTGACGACCAGCGTCGCCGCCGCCGTCGCCAGGATCGTCTGAATACGTTCCGAGGGGAACGCCGTGTCCAGCGGGACGTAGGCTCCTCCGGATTTCAAAATGCCGAGCAGGGCGACGATAAGATCTGGAGCGCGCTCCATAAGGACGCCTACAGGAGCGTTAGGACCAATTCCATAGCTCTGCAACAGGTGCGCCGTTTGATTCGCCCGCGCGTTCAGCTGGGCGTAGGTCAGGGCGCATCCTGGAAACTCGACGGCGACGGTGTCGGGAGTGCGCCGCGCCTGCGCTTCAAAGAGCTCCTGAAGGCTGGAGGCCGCCGGGTAGTCGGCCTGCGCGCCGCTCCACTCCTCCAGCAGCTGCCGGCGCTCGGCGCCGCCGATCAGCGGCAGATCGGCGATCGGGATATCCGGATTTTCCAGAATGCCCTTCATGAGGATGCCCATCCGATCCGCCATGGCGGCGACGGTCTCGGGCCGGAAAAGGGCCGTGTTGTATTCGAAGCCGACAAGAAGGCCGCTTTCGACCTCGCTGGACGAAATGGTGAGGTCAAATTTCGACACGCCGCGATCCACGGCGAACGGGGTGGAGATGATATTCGCCAGCGTGAACGGCGCCGTCGCGCCCCGTCCAAACCCAAAAAGCACCTGAAAGACGGGGTTGTAGCTGAAGTTGCGCTCCGGGTTCATCTCCCGGAAGAGCTTTACATACGGCGCGTTTTGATGTTCGAAGGCGCCGAGGGTGGTGCTTCGGACTTCCCGCAGCATCTCCCGGAAGGTCGACTGCCCGGAAAATCCGGTCCGCAGGGCCAGGGTGTTCATGAAATAGCCGAGCAGGTTCTGCGTCTCGGCGCGATCTCGCCCGGAGATCGGGGTGCCGACGACGATGTCGTCCTGTCCGGTATGGCGGTAAAGCAGTGTCTTGACGCACGCCAGAACCGTCATGAACAGCGTCGCCTTTTCCTCCAGGCCGATGGCCTTCAAACGCGTCAATTCGCCGTGCGTCAGTACGTGGCGGCGCACGATCGCCCCTTCAAACGTCTGGGTGGTCGGACGTGGATAATCGATGGGAAGCTCCAGCAGCGCGGGCGCGCCCGCCAGCTTCCGCTTCCAATAATCCATCTCTTTTTGCAGGGTCTCGCCTTGCAGCGCGTCGCGCTGCCACACGGCGTAGTCGGCGTACTGGATGGGCATTTCGGGAAGCTGCGCGGGCTCACCGCGATGGTGGGCGTCGTACAGAGCAGACAGCTCCCGGAAAAGCACATCGCGCGACCAGCCGTCGGAGGCGATATGATGGGTCACAAGAATGAGCACGTTTTCCAGTGGGCTCAGGCGCAACAGCGTCGCCTTCAGGAGCCGGTCCACGCGCAGGTCGAAGGGGCGGCTGACTCGCTCGTAGACGAGTTTCGCGACCTCGGCTTCCCGGTCCGTCTCCGGCAGCGACCGCAAGTCGATCGTTTCCAGCATCGGCGGAACGTCGGCGTCGATGACCTGCACCGGATGGCCGTCGACCTCCATATACCGCGTGCGCAGAATCTCATGGCGCCGGACAAGGTCGACCAGAGTCGCGGACAGGGCGTCAATGTCCAGCTCGCCTTCGAGACGCATTGCGCGCGGAACGTTATAGGCCGACCCAGGCGTCATCTGGTGCTGCAGCCATAACAGCTCCTGCGTATACGAAAGCGGCGTGGCGGACTCGAGCGCTCGTCTTGGGATGGCGGCGTTGTCCGTCAGTCGATTTTGCTGCTTGAGACGCAGTTCGAGCAGGGCCCGCTTTGCGGGAGATAAATCTTGAATTTTCATTGAATAAACGAGCGCCCGATCGTCGGACGCGACCATCACAAAACGCCAATAAATGATAGGAAACCGCACGCGAAATAATAAGAGGGAAAGTACGCCATTATACTATAAGTTAAAGCCCCATTGCATAGACTGTGCCAAGCTGACGCCCAAACGTGAAAAATTATTAAAAATTTCTTATTGTGATATTTGCCCTTATCCCGCTGCTGTTCAGCATTATGCTCGCTTGTTAAGTGTGGTT from Capsulimonas corticalis harbors:
- a CDS encoding non-ribosomal peptide synthetase → MKIQDLSPAKRALLELRLKQQNRLTDNAAIPRRALESATPLSYTQELLWLQHQMTPGSAYNVPRAMRLEGELDIDALSATLVDLVRRHEILRTRYMEVDGHPVQVIDADVPPMLETIDLRSLPETDREAEVAKLVYERVSRPFDLRVDRLLKATLLRLSPLENVLILVTHHIASDGWSRDVLFRELSALYDAHHRGEPAQLPEMPIQYADYAVWQRDALQGETLQKEMDYWKRKLAGAPALLELPIDYPRPTTQTFEGAIVRRHVLTHGELTRLKAIGLEEKATLFMTVLACVKTLLYRHTGQDDIVVGTPISGRDRAETQNLLGYFMNTLALRTGFSGQSTFREMLREVRSTTLGAFEHQNAPYVKLFREMNPERNFSYNPVFQVLFGFGRGATAPFTLANIISTPFAVDRGVSKFDLTISSSEVESGLLVGFEYNTALFRPETVAAMADRMGILMKGILENPDIPIADLPLIGGAERRQLLEEWSGAQADYPAASSLQELFEAQARRTPDTVAVEFPGCALTYAQLNARANQTAHLLQSYGIGPNAPVGVLMERAPDLIVALLGILKSGGAYVPLDTAFPSERIQTILATAAATLVVTQQSLTGRLAGFEGCIVPLDHKANPLNQQDDRNPESATSPNDLAYVMFTSGSTGRPKGVAVTHASLTHYVRAAAQTYGLKSTDRVLQFASICFDTSIEEIFPCLTIGATLVVRTREMLDTLADFWKLAGEWRLTFLSLPTAFWHELARAASNHADAIPPSLRLIVIGGEKARADRLATWRKYYGQTVQIINTYGPTEGTVVATACDITADESSEIPIGHPLPNVRVYVLDEWEQPVPRGVTGEIYIGGAGVARGYLNDAARTEERFLSSPFVSGDRLYRSGDLGRYRADGEIEFMGRRDNQIKIRGFRIELGEIENALALHPGVADAAALAPVVDGDEHRIAVYAAPAPGGDLTGEALRTYLQERLPSYMVPAKLVILDTLPKTPGGKVDKRALPAIDWTESEETDEIQEPGSPIEEDLAAIWRDVLGLARVSPYTSFFDLGGHSLLAIRLLSEVNKAFSASLTLAEMLRAPTIHAMADLLRSQDEGTHTWSPLIALRASGSLPPLFCAPVGGGSAFYYRTMATLIGDDQPVYTFEPIGMNGVDEPHESVEELAAYYIKHMRAVQPQGPYHLCGLSFGGLVAFEMARQLRASGQKVASLIVFDTLAPGLKDAGSQTGSKVRRVGRAARYAVLFHRENLSACRPGDRLPYLRSRTHKLVGKLIQARGQLWKWTNENPISRELPEVFLKVKRAEQRARAKYHPTPYAGEFLLLRAHLQYRRSGRDELLGWEGMAECIDVIETPGTHFSLLEEPCVHITLGHIRSALDKASGAERPLTTHGRTFAFRLGARSE